The Seleniivibrio woodruffii genome window below encodes:
- a CDS encoding acetate kinase, translating into MIILALNCGSSSVKYQLYDWANKLVIAKGLVERIGIGDSFIVHEVPGKDTVREEYECHDHSAAIGLVIKTLSRGHTAVIDSMEQISAVGHRVVHGGEVFARSVLIDEEVIKTIEDVAHLAPLHNPPNLAGIKAAQKVMPNVPHVAIFDTAFHQTMPDYAYTYPVPYEWYEQYSVRRYGFHGTSHLYVSKRAAALLGKPAKECNIITMHIGNGVSHTAIKNGVSVDTSMGMTPLEGAVMGTRCGDVDPAVPLFMMQKLNIDAKAMDNLLNKKSGVLGITGRFTDRRDVISCEDSDYKNRCRLSLEVEAYRLRKYIGSYYAVLGRVDAIVFTAGVGENAGVIRQMAIENLEPMGIIVDKEKNLKTFSKHGETEISTPESRVKVYVIPTNEELVFVEDVVAILTNTYKDHTEYPYSFLK; encoded by the coding sequence ATGATTATTCTCGCTCTTAACTGCGGCAGCTCATCGGTCAAATACCAGCTCTATGACTGGGCAAACAAACTGGTCATAGCGAAAGGTCTGGTGGAAAGAATCGGTATCGGCGACTCGTTCATCGTTCATGAAGTTCCCGGCAAAGATACCGTCAGGGAGGAATATGAGTGCCACGACCACTCCGCAGCAATCGGTCTGGTTATAAAAACACTCTCCAGAGGGCACACAGCCGTTATCGACAGCATGGAGCAGATATCCGCTGTCGGCCACAGAGTGGTTCACGGCGGCGAGGTATTCGCCAGAAGCGTGCTTATTGATGAAGAGGTTATAAAGACCATAGAGGATGTTGCGCACCTTGCGCCGCTCCACAACCCGCCCAACCTCGCAGGCATCAAGGCCGCTCAGAAGGTCATGCCCAACGTTCCCCACGTCGCTATTTTCGACACAGCATTCCACCAGACAATGCCTGATTACGCATACACATATCCCGTTCCCTACGAATGGTATGAGCAGTACAGCGTAAGAAGATACGGTTTCCACGGCACAAGCCACCTCTATGTATCAAAACGTGCGGCAGCCCTCCTCGGCAAGCCCGCAAAAGAATGCAACATAATTACAATGCACATAGGCAACGGTGTTTCCCACACAGCCATCAAAAACGGAGTGAGCGTTGATACCTCAATGGGTATGACCCCTCTGGAAGGCGCAGTTATGGGAACAAGGTGCGGCGACGTTGACCCCGCAGTTCCGCTGTTTATGATGCAGAAGCTGAATATAGACGCAAAGGCCATGGACAACCTGCTGAACAAAAAGTCAGGTGTTCTGGGCATTACAGGCAGATTTACCGACAGACGTGACGTTATCAGCTGTGAAGACAGCGACTACAAGAACAGATGCAGACTCTCTCTGGAGGTCGAGGCCTACAGACTGCGTAAATACATCGGCTCATACTATGCCGTCCTCGGCAGAGTGGATGCGATAGTGTTCACCGCAGGTGTCGGCGAGAATGCCGGTGTCATCCGTCAGATGGCAATCGAAAACCTTGAACCCATGGGTATCATAGTAGACAAAGAGAAGAACCTTAAAACCTTCTCCAAACACGGCGAAACTGAGATATCCACTCCCGAATCAAGGGTTAAGGTATACGTCATCCCCACAAACGAAGAACTCGTTTTTGTTGAGGATGTGGTGGCGATACTGACAAATACCTATAAAGATCACACCGAATATCCCTATTCATTTCTTAAGTAA
- the ruvB gene encoding Holliday junction branch migration DNA helicase RuvB translates to MDDIFSKDKQPEDFQTQNIRPSGFDDYVGQSKVKENLKVFVQAAKKRGQSLDHCLFHGPPGLGKTTLANIIAHEMGVNINSTSGPVIERAGDLAALLTNLQEGDVLFIDEIHRLHSNVEEILYPAMEDYKLDILIGQGPAARTVKIDLPPFTLVGATTRAGLLTSPLRDRFGMILKLEFYGIEELTSIILRGAGILETEIEDAAAREIASRSRGTPRIAHRILRRIRDFADVLNNGFVSKDIACEGLSRLEIDREGLDNSDRALLLSIIEKYDGGPVGVDTLAATLSEERDTIEDVIEPYLIYRGFIKKTPRGRMATGMAYEHLRLNAPNRISVADFLEENE, encoded by the coding sequence ATGGACGATATCTTTTCCAAAGACAAACAGCCGGAGGATTTTCAGACACAGAACATCAGACCCAGCGGGTTTGACGACTATGTAGGTCAGTCCAAGGTAAAGGAAAATCTCAAGGTGTTTGTTCAGGCGGCGAAGAAGCGAGGCCAGAGTCTCGACCACTGCCTTTTCCATGGTCCTCCCGGACTGGGAAAAACCACCCTTGCAAACATCATTGCCCACGAAATGGGCGTAAACATAAACTCCACCAGCGGCCCTGTGATAGAGCGTGCGGGCGACCTTGCCGCTCTGCTTACAAACCTTCAGGAAGGGGACGTTCTGTTCATTGATGAGATTCACAGACTCCATTCCAACGTTGAAGAGATTTTGTATCCGGCTATGGAGGATTATAAGCTGGACATCCTGATAGGTCAGGGTCCTGCGGCCAGAACCGTTAAGATAGACCTGCCGCCTTTCACCCTTGTGGGAGCCACGACCCGTGCCGGACTTCTCACCTCCCCCCTGCGTGACAGGTTCGGGATGATCCTGAAACTTGAATTTTACGGAATAGAAGAGCTTACAAGTATTATCCTGCGTGGTGCGGGCATTCTGGAAACAGAAATAGAGGACGCCGCAGCCCGTGAGATAGCCTCCAGAAGCAGAGGAACCCCCCGTATAGCTCATAGAATATTAAGACGAATCAGAGACTTTGCGGATGTGCTGAACAACGGCTTTGTTTCAAAGGACATCGCCTGTGAAGGTCTTTCGAGGCTTGAGATAGATCGTGAAGGTCTGGACAACTCCGACCGTGCCCTCCTGCTCTCCATAATAGAGAAGTACGACGGCGGGCCTGTGGGTGTGGACACCCTTGCGGCGACACTGAGCGAAGAGCGGGACACCATTGAGGATGTTATCGAACCCTACCTTATATACAGAGGTTTCATCAAAAAGACCCCCAGAGGGCGTATGGCGACCGGAATGGCTTACGAGCACCTGCGCCTGAACGCACCGAACCGCATATCCGTTGCGGATTTTCTGGAAGAGAACGAATAG
- the radA gene encoding DNA repair protein RadA, producing MAKKKSRYVCQSCGYVSPGWIGKCPECSSWSSFVEEVEESAPSAGGKKIHEPNVSAVNLREVRGLETERTKTGIGELDQVLGGGLVKGSVILVGGEPGIGKSTIMLQSAGILSGGRGRVLYVSGEESAAQIKLRAERLGIGTADISILPTNSLEDVLSALDKERFDYVVMDSIQTVSSAELNSAAGTVGQVRHVTYRLVEVAKGRAITVLIVGQVTKDGYIAGPKLLEHLVDTVLYFEGDYSRGLRILRSVKNRFGPTDEVGIFEMSDKGLIELKNYSFADDADRSVSGRVNVPVIEGTRAFLVEVQALVAPTFYQFPKRNAMGIDLNRMNMLLAVLDKKGGLNLAGSDVYINVAGGMKITETSADLALCAAMVSSYRERAIAPETTFIGEVGLTGTVRPVSNMKSRVAECYKMGIRKFYLPEKVEFDKKIEIVLTKDISSFLDMF from the coding sequence ATGGCGAAAAAGAAGAGCCGTTATGTGTGCCAGAGCTGCGGATACGTTTCGCCGGGCTGGATAGGGAAATGCCCCGAATGTTCCAGCTGGAGCAGCTTTGTTGAGGAAGTGGAGGAGTCTGCTCCTTCGGCAGGCGGCAAAAAGATACATGAACCTAATGTATCAGCCGTCAATCTGAGAGAGGTGCGGGGGCTTGAGACCGAACGCACAAAAACCGGAATAGGCGAACTGGATCAGGTGCTGGGCGGAGGTCTGGTAAAGGGTTCGGTGATACTTGTGGGCGGCGAGCCGGGCATCGGCAAGTCCACAATAATGCTCCAGTCGGCGGGTATCTTATCCGGCGGCAGGGGGCGTGTTCTGTACGTTTCCGGAGAGGAATCGGCGGCACAGATAAAGCTGAGGGCTGAAAGGCTCGGTATAGGCACTGCGGACATAAGCATTCTGCCCACCAACAGCCTTGAGGACGTGCTTTCGGCACTGGATAAAGAGAGATTCGACTATGTTGTGATGGACTCCATTCAGACGGTGTCCTCTGCGGAGCTTAACTCTGCGGCGGGGACTGTTGGGCAGGTTCGCCACGTTACATACAGGCTGGTGGAGGTGGCCAAAGGGCGTGCCATCACAGTTCTGATAGTGGGACAGGTCACCAAGGACGGCTACATAGCAGGGCCGAAACTTCTGGAACACCTTGTGGATACTGTGCTTTATTTCGAAGGGGACTACAGCAGAGGGCTTCGCATCCTTCGTTCGGTTAAGAACAGGTTCGGCCCCACTGATGAGGTCGGAATCTTTGAGATGAGCGATAAGGGATTGATAGAGCTTAAGAACTACAGCTTTGCGGACGATGCCGACAGAAGCGTTTCCGGACGGGTGAACGTGCCTGTGATAGAGGGTACGAGGGCTTTTCTGGTGGAGGTTCAGGCTCTTGTTGCGCCGACCTTCTATCAGTTTCCGAAGCGAAATGCCATGGGGATAGACCTGAACAGAATGAACATGCTTCTGGCCGTGCTCGACAAAAAAGGCGGGCTTAATCTGGCCGGAAGCGACGTATATATAAATGTGGCCGGCGGAATGAAGATAACCGAGACCAGCGCAGACCTTGCGCTGTGCGCCGCCATGGTGTCATCATACAGGGAGCGGGCGATAGCTCCCGAAACGACCTTCATAGGCGAGGTGGGGCTGACGGGAACCGTGCGCCCCGTGTCGAATATGAAGAGCAGGGTTGCGGAGTGCTATAAAATGGGCATCCGCAAATTTTACCTGCCCGAAAAAGTGGAGTTTGACAAAAAAATAGAAATCGTTTTAACTAAGGACATATCATCTTTTCTTGATATGTTTTAA
- a CDS encoding enoyl-ACP reductase FabI, translating to MGLLDGKKALVFGVANNKSIAYAIARNFIEQGAEVAFSYAGEKLESRVSKVSEELGGKFIVPCDVTKDEEIEACFNTVKEKWGKFDILIHSVAYAPGDALKDRYVDTKRADFALAMDISVYSLVAITKYAEPLLNEGASVICMSYLGAERVIKNYNVMGVAKSALEASTKYLAADMGVQKIRVNAISAGPIKTLAAAGISDFKKIFNHIAENAPLRDNCTQEDVGKTAVYLASDLSSAVTGEVIYVDNGYNIMGI from the coding sequence ATGGGACTTCTTGACGGCAAAAAGGCATTGGTGTTCGGCGTTGCCAACAACAAAAGCATCGCATATGCCATCGCCAGAAATTTCATCGAACAGGGCGCCGAAGTAGCGTTCAGCTATGCGGGCGAAAAACTGGAAAGCAGAGTGTCAAAAGTTTCCGAGGAACTCGGCGGGAAATTCATAGTTCCCTGCGACGTTACCAAGGATGAAGAGATAGAGGCTTGCTTCAACACTGTTAAAGAAAAGTGGGGCAAATTCGATATCCTTATACACTCTGTTGCCTATGCACCCGGCGACGCTCTGAAAGACCGCTATGTGGACACGAAGAGAGCCGACTTCGCACTGGCAATGGACATCAGCGTTTACTCTCTGGTGGCCATAACAAAATATGCCGAGCCCCTTCTGAACGAAGGCGCAAGCGTGATCTGTATGTCATACCTCGGTGCGGAAAGAGTTATTAAGAACTACAACGTAATGGGCGTTGCGAAATCCGCTCTGGAAGCGTCAACAAAATATCTTGCCGCAGATATGGGCGTGCAGAAGATCAGAGTGAACGCAATCTCAGCCGGCCCCATCAAAACACTTGCGGCTGCGGGCATTTCAGACTTTAAAAAGATATTTAACCACATCGCCGAAAACGCTCCCCTGCGTGACAACTGCACTCAGGAAGACGTGGGCAAAACAGCCGTATACCTTGCAAGCGACCTTTCATCCGCTGTGACAGGCGAAGTTATCTATGTTGATAACGGCTACAACATAATGGGCATCTGA
- a CDS encoding metal ABC transporter ATP-binding protein yields MPSFLSGGIMSETENAVSVRNLNFSYGATEVLRNISFDIKKREFLAVIGPNGGGKSTLLKLLLGILKPDSGEINILGHKPGTVKKIGYVPQNVTSGGGFPVTVEDVALMGRMLTRGGFTKQSDRDYVRMVLEQLQITDIAKKRMDDLSGGQRQRVLMARALAGEPELIFLDEPASNVDMEGQTRIYDILAKLNEKITVVVVSHDLTIIPKFATSVACVSTTLHKHDEAEVTPDMMHMSYGADAHCPVELVAHGHPHRVLKEHK; encoded by the coding sequence ATGCCCTCTTTTCTTTCAGGCGGCATAATGTCGGAAACGGAAAATGCGGTCAGCGTCAGAAATCTGAACTTTTCATACGGAGCCACTGAAGTTCTGCGCAATATCAGTTTTGATATCAAAAAGCGGGAATTTCTGGCTGTCATAGGCCCCAACGGCGGCGGAAAAAGCACGCTTCTAAAACTCCTTCTGGGTATTCTCAAGCCTGATTCAGGCGAGATAAACATTCTCGGACATAAACCCGGCACAGTTAAAAAGATAGGATACGTCCCGCAGAACGTAACATCCGGCGGCGGGTTTCCCGTTACGGTGGAAGATGTTGCGCTGATGGGCAGAATGCTCACCAGAGGCGGATTCACAAAGCAGAGTGACAGGGACTATGTGCGCATGGTTTTGGAACAGCTGCAGATAACCGATATTGCCAAAAAGCGCATGGATGATCTTTCCGGCGGTCAGCGTCAGCGTGTGCTTATGGCCAGAGCGCTGGCGGGCGAGCCTGAGCTGATATTTCTGGACGAGCCGGCCTCCAACGTCGATATGGAGGGGCAGACCCGCATATACGACATTCTGGCGAAACTCAATGAAAAGATAACTGTTGTGGTAGTCAGCCACGACCTTACCATAATTCCGAAATTTGCAACGTCCGTTGCCTGTGTGAGCACAACACTCCACAAACATGACGAGGCCGAGGTTACCCCCGATATGATGCATATGTCATACGGTGCGGATGCCCACTGCCCTGTTGAACTGGTTGCCCACGGGCACCCTCACAGGGTGCTGAAGGAGCATAAATGA
- a CDS encoding metal ABC transporter permease has translation MTEILSYGFIQNALWAGVLASIACGIIGTLVVVNRIVFISGGISHTAYGGIGLAFYLGISPLLGAGIFAVVSAVIMAFITLNNKNRADTVIGVMWAFGMAFGIILADLTPGYGVDLMSYLFGSILAVPDADLVYMAILDLFIIIYVLFFFRQIHAVSFDSEYATSMGVRSGLVYTIVLVMSALAVVLLIRVVGLILVIAMLTIPPYIAEKRVSSLKGMMILSSILSLVFTLAGLYCAYVFNLTSGASIIAVSSVCFFLFILYEKVTSLLKR, from the coding sequence ATGACCGAGATTCTTTCATACGGATTCATACAGAACGCTCTTTGGGCAGGGGTGCTTGCCTCCATTGCATGCGGAATAATAGGAACTCTTGTTGTGGTTAACCGGATAGTGTTCATTTCCGGCGGAATCTCCCACACAGCCTACGGCGGCATAGGTCTCGCCTTTTATCTGGGCATCTCCCCTCTTCTGGGAGCAGGTATTTTTGCTGTTGTGTCGGCTGTCATTATGGCGTTTATAACCCTGAACAACAAGAACCGTGCTGACACCGTAATAGGTGTGATGTGGGCTTTCGGAATGGCGTTCGGTATCATTCTGGCAGACCTCACTCCCGGCTACGGGGTCGATCTGATGAGTTATCTGTTCGGCAGCATTCTGGCTGTGCCGGATGCAGACCTTGTTTATATGGCTATTCTCGACCTGTTCATAATAATATATGTGCTGTTCTTTTTCCGCCAGATACATGCGGTGAGCTTCGATTCAGAATACGCCACCAGCATGGGTGTGCGCTCCGGACTGGTATATACCATAGTTCTGGTGATGTCTGCTCTGGCTGTTGTGCTTCTGATCAGGGTTGTGGGGCTTATTCTGGTGATAGCTATGCTGACTATTCCGCCCTATATTGCTGAGAAAAGGGTTTCTTCGCTTAAAGGGATGATGATACTGTCCAGCATTCTGTCTTTGGTGTTCACTCTGGCGGGGCTTTACTGTGCGTATGTGTTCAATCTGACATCCGGAGCAAGCATCATCGCTGTGTCTTCGGTGTGTTTTTTCCTGTTCATACTTTATGAGAAGGTCACTTCACTGCTGAAGCGGTAG
- a CDS encoding sensor domain-containing diguanylate cyclase: protein MAEFPKCNAVPSSERMLEIIKAQAEISKIGPDLGNVIDAVCHLAQNIVKADGATVEFAEEGEMVYRAVSGSLTPYLGLRLRKETSLSGNCVSTCEMMYCKDSAYDERVDRDACMKVGAVSMLVMPLPFNGVCIGVLKVVSGKVGYFTEDDMCVLSMIADMLGASIHHASRNNTSELFKKATTDYMTGLANRASFYDELRKKVTLSNREQANFGVLMLDMDGLKFINDTFGHQAGDASINEFALRISSVSRQTDTVARLGGDEFAIIATGIKEKADGDAITQKLYLEIDRPFIFEGQLLPFGGSIGYAIFPEDSSDMQALIDIADKEMYKAKRERKATASAVK from the coding sequence ATGGCTGAATTTCCCAAATGCAATGCTGTCCCTTCCAGCGAAAGAATGCTTGAGATAATAAAGGCTCAGGCGGAGATATCCAAAATAGGGCCTGATCTGGGAAATGTTATTGATGCCGTCTGCCATCTGGCTCAGAATATCGTTAAAGCTGACGGAGCAACCGTTGAGTTTGCGGAAGAGGGAGAAATGGTTTACAGAGCCGTTTCCGGCAGTCTGACCCCTTATCTGGGGCTGAGGCTCCGCAAGGAGACAAGCCTTTCGGGCAACTGTGTCAGCACCTGCGAAATGATGTACTGCAAAGACTCCGCCTATGACGAACGGGTGGACAGGGACGCCTGTATGAAAGTGGGCGCCGTATCGATGCTCGTTATGCCTCTGCCTTTCAACGGTGTCTGCATCGGTGTTCTTAAAGTAGTCTCCGGAAAAGTCGGTTATTTCACAGAAGATGACATGTGCGTACTGTCAATGATAGCAGATATGCTGGGCGCATCGATCCACCACGCATCCAGAAACAACACAAGTGAACTGTTCAAAAAGGCCACTACAGACTACATGACAGGTCTTGCGAACCGTGCGTCATTTTATGATGAACTGCGTAAAAAGGTTACACTTTCAAACAGGGAACAGGCAAATTTCGGAGTTCTGATGCTGGACATGGACGGACTTAAATTTATCAACGACACTTTCGGACATCAGGCTGGAGACGCTTCAATAAACGAATTCGCATTAAGAATAAGCTCCGTATCCAGACAGACGGACACCGTGGCAAGACTTGGCGGAGACGAATTTGCCATTATAGCTACAGGAATTAAAGAGAAAGCAGACGGGGATGCAATAACTCAGAAGCTTTATCTTGAAATCGACAGACCCTTCATATTTGAAGGTCAGCTGCTCCCCTTCGGCGGAAGCATAGGCTATGCGATATTTCCGGAGGATTCGTCAGATATGCAGGCTCTCATTGATATTGCCGACAAAGAGATGTACAAGGCGAAACGGGAGAGAAAGGCTACCGCTTCAGCAGTGAAGTGA
- a CDS encoding ParA family protein: protein MGKIIAIANQKGGVGKTTTAINLSSALAFAEARVLVVDMDPQGNATSGLGVSLEEGQPSIYDVLIGRAEAKDSIVPTSVENLFIIPGNINLSAAEIELVTEISRETKLKKALAKVSDEFNLILIDCPPSLGLLTVNSLTAADSVLIPLQCEYYAMEGLGQLLNTIGLIRESLNEELALEGILLTMHNPSNNLSKEVQKQVEEYFSESLFKTIIPRNVKLAEAPSFGQSIIEYDLKSKGAASYIDLAKEMLERIS, encoded by the coding sequence ATGGGAAAAATTATCGCTATAGCAAACCAAAAAGGCGGTGTGGGCAAAACCACCACCGCAATAAATCTCAGCTCAGCTCTGGCATTTGCCGAAGCAAGGGTGCTGGTTGTGGATATGGACCCGCAGGGCAACGCCACTAGCGGTCTCGGTGTGTCCCTTGAGGAGGGGCAGCCCTCTATCTATGATGTTCTCATAGGCAGAGCAGAGGCAAAGGACTCTATCGTGCCCACAAGCGTGGAGAATCTGTTCATAATACCCGGCAACATAAACCTTTCGGCGGCGGAGATCGAGCTTGTCACCGAGATATCCAGAGAAACAAAGCTGAAAAAGGCTCTGGCAAAGGTGTCTGATGAGTTCAACCTGATACTTATCGACTGCCCGCCCTCTCTCGGACTTCTTACGGTGAACTCGCTGACTGCGGCGGATTCCGTTCTGATACCGCTTCAGTGCGAATACTATGCAATGGAGGGTCTTGGCCAGCTCTTAAACACCATCGGCCTTATCCGTGAGAGCCTGAACGAGGAGCTTGCGCTGGAGGGCATACTGCTGACCATGCACAACCCCAGCAACAACCTTTCAAAAGAGGTTCAGAAGCAGGTTGAAGAATATTTCAGCGAATCACTTTTTAAGACGATAATACCGAGGAACGTAAAACTTGCCGAAGCACCCAGCTTCGGGCAGTCCATCATAGAATATGACCTGAAATCAAAAGGTGCTGCGAGCTATATCGACCTCGCAAAAGAGATGCTGGAGAGGATATCATGA
- a CDS encoding ParB/RepB/Spo0J family partition protein, with protein MKKTTLGKGLESLIPKADKPRSMVNEIDITEIYPNPDQPRKIFDEEALAELTDSIRRNGIIQPIVLAKAEDGYVIIAGERRWRAAGLAGLRRVPAVVREITRESEQMELALIENIQREDLGALELARAYKNLMETHGYRQEDVAEVVGKSRSAVANTIRLLGLPSRVIEALELKQITEGHARCLIGLDEKKAVEILIKIIENNLSVRETEKLASKKEKPEVEKAQPSENVFLLSLKSEMEEFFKTQVEIKSRKDGGTIEIKYTNNDELDRIIKTIRGELS; from the coding sequence ATGAAAAAAACCACACTGGGCAAAGGACTTGAATCGCTTATCCCAAAGGCGGACAAGCCCCGTTCAATGGTTAATGAAATAGATATCACAGAAATATATCCGAACCCCGACCAGCCCAGAAAGATATTCGACGAAGAAGCTCTGGCGGAGCTTACCGACTCAATACGCAGAAACGGCATAATTCAGCCTATAGTTCTGGCGAAGGCTGAGGACGGCTATGTTATAATAGCCGGTGAGAGACGCTGGCGTGCGGCGGGGCTTGCGGGTCTGCGCAGGGTTCCTGCGGTCGTCCGTGAGATAACCAGAGAATCGGAGCAGATGGAGCTTGCGCTCATTGAGAACATCCAGAGAGAGGATCTGGGCGCACTGGAACTGGCAAGGGCATATAAGAACCTGATGGAAACCCATGGCTACCGTCAGGAGGACGTTGCGGAAGTTGTCGGCAAGAGCCGTTCGGCCGTTGCGAACACAATCCGCCTTCTGGGGCTTCCCTCAAGGGTGATAGAAGCTCTGGAGCTGAAACAGATAACCGAAGGTCACGCAAGGTGTCTCATTGGCCTTGATGAGAAAAAGGCTGTTGAAATACTTATCAAAATAATAGAAAATAATCTTTCCGTCCGTGAAACGGAGAAACTGGCCTCCAAAAAGGAGAAGCCGGAAGTTGAGAAGGCACAGCCTTCGGAGAACGTTTTCCTGCTCAGCCTTAAAAGCGAGATGGAAGAGTTCTTCAAAACTCAGGTTGAGATAAAGTCCCGCAAAGACGGCGGAACCATTGAGATAAAATATACCAACAATGATGAGCTTGACCGCATAATCAAGACCATCAGAGGGGAATTAAGTTGA
- a CDS encoding bactofilin family protein gives MIKGKDTGGIDAFLGKNTTFQGTLIFDGLVRIDGNFEGNIKTEDTLVIANSGNVKAEIEAGDIKISGRFDGVITAKSKVELYKPAYVTGTIITPIFKVEEGVVFNGNCQMGDVSSITTEE, from the coding sequence TTGATAAAGGGCAAAGACACAGGCGGTATTGACGCATTTCTCGGCAAAAATACAACCTTTCAGGGAACACTTATTTTCGACGGGCTCGTCAGGATCGACGGAAACTTCGAAGGCAATATAAAAACCGAAGACACTCTGGTTATTGCGAACTCCGGCAACGTTAAGGCGGAGATAGAAGCGGGGGATATCAAGATTTCAGGACGCTTTGACGGCGTCATCACTGCAAAATCAAAGGTTGAGCTTTATAAGCCCGCCTATGTGACAGGAACCATAATCACTCCCATTTTCAAGGTTGAAGAGGGCGTGGTTTTCAACGGTAACTGCCAGATGGGCGATGTTTCAAGCATCACCACGGAGGAGTAG
- the tpiA gene encoding triose-phosphate isomerase: MRKPLIYGNWKMNLDVKQSDDLVRSLLAVKLEHNVVEVGVAPDFCSLSTVAKTIRDMGAPISVAAQNISQHEKGAFTGEVNVDMAMTAGADTVILGHSERRTVFGESDELINEKVRLALRCRLNVILCVGEILGEREAGVHTEKVLYQLGMGLKGVTTDRVGNVVVAYEPVWAIGTGKTATPADAEEMHAAIRKFLSRLYGPVVANKIRILYGGSVKPDNIGALMLRENVDGALVGGASLNADDFIKIINYYK, encoded by the coding sequence ATGAGAAAACCCCTGATATACGGCAACTGGAAAATGAATCTGGACGTGAAGCAGTCGGACGACCTTGTCCGTTCGCTTCTGGCTGTCAAACTTGAACACAACGTGGTCGAGGTTGGTGTTGCTCCGGATTTCTGCAGTCTTTCAACGGTGGCGAAGACCATCAGAGACATGGGTGCACCCATATCCGTTGCCGCACAGAACATCTCTCAGCACGAAAAAGGAGCCTTCACCGGAGAGGTGAACGTTGATATGGCGATGACGGCAGGAGCCGACACCGTTATCCTCGGTCACTCCGAAAGACGTACTGTTTTCGGAGAATCCGATGAACTTATCAACGAGAAAGTGCGTCTTGCACTTAGGTGCAGGCTGAACGTTATCCTCTGCGTGGGCGAAATCCTGGGCGAAAGAGAAGCGGGAGTGCACACGGAAAAAGTGCTTTATCAGCTGGGGATGGGACTGAAAGGGGTCACCACCGACAGAGTGGGCAACGTTGTTGTTGCTTATGAACCCGTCTGGGCCATAGGCACAGGCAAAACTGCAACACCGGCCGATGCGGAAGAGATGCATGCGGCAATCCGCAAGTTTCTTTCCAGACTCTACGGCCCTGTGGTTGCAAACAAAATAAGGATACTTTACGGCGGAAGCGTTAAACCCGACAACATCGGTGCGCTGATGCTCAGAGAGAATGTTGACGGCGCACTGGTTGGCGGAGCCAGCCTCAACGCTGACGATTTTATAAAAATAATCAATTATTACAAATAA
- the secG gene encoding preprotein translocase subunit SecG yields the protein MYTVILAIHIVICLLLILAVLIQSGKGSSLGSAFGGGASDVFGPGAPVNIMNRVTTIIAIIFMLTSLTLAVLSTQRTTSTIMKANPAGQQQQAPAEKSKPVIPMESK from the coding sequence ATGTACACTGTAATTCTGGCCATCCATATTGTTATCTGTCTTCTGCTTATTCTTGCCGTTCTAATCCAGTCGGGCAAAGGCTCGTCACTGGGTTCGGCATTCGGCGGCGGCGCATCGGACGTTTTCGGCCCCGGCGCACCCGTGAATATAATGAACAGGGTAACCACCATAATCGCTATCATCTTTATGCTGACCTCGCTTACTCTGGCTGTGCTTTCCACACAGAGAACAACAAGCACCATCATGAAGGCTAACCCCGCAGGACAACAGCAGCAGGCTCCCGCTGAAAAGAGCAAACCCGTTATCCCCATGGAGTCAAAATAA